One segment of Antennarius striatus isolate MH-2024 chromosome 5, ASM4005453v1, whole genome shotgun sequence DNA contains the following:
- the LOC137595952 gene encoding guanylin-like, translated as MAALRLLLVVALCVCSRAAGVEVRVGHRSFPLEAVKQLKELMGVDEKVSPHLSQTSVVATCANPLLPQTFRPVCQEGGAGPMFSKLVNIITPFDPCEICANPSCFGCLN; from the exons ATGGCAGCGCTCCGTCTTCTCCTGGTGGTGGCGCTGTGCGTCTGCAGCCGGGCTGCCGGCGTGGAAGTTAGG GTGGGACACAGAAGCTTCCCGCTGGAGGCGGTGAAGCAGCTGAAGGAGCTGATGGGTGTAGATGAGAAGGTCAGTCCTCACCTGTCTCAGACCAGCGTTGTGGCCACGTGTGCCAACCCTCTGCTGCCACAGACCTTCAGGCCGGTGTGCCAGGAGGGCGGCGCTGGTCCCATGTTCTCCAAACTAG TGAACATCATCACGCCCTTCGATCCCTGTGAAATCTGTGCCAACCCCTCCTGCTTTGGATGTCTGAACTGA